The genome window CCAGTTGGCGATGCGGCTGTCGACGATCTCGATGGCCGGCACGGCATAGGCGACGGCCGAGATCAGCTCGGCCATCGTGGCCATGGGCTGGACCAGGTCGCGCTCCATGACGAAGGCGATCTCGGCTTCGACCTTGGGCTGGATCAGGCTGGACAGCGGCACTTCCTCGCCGTCGCACACCGACATGTCGGCGAACAGCATGCCGTAGTCGGGCTGGTCCACGCCCAGCTGCGCCTGCACCGCCTTGGACGTCAGGCCGATCTTGCGGCCCACCAGCCGGCGGCCCTGCTTGACCCAGTGGTCGGTATTGGCCTGCTGCACCGCATACGCGGCGTCCAGGTCGCCTGCCGGCAACTGATCGCGGATCGGATCGATCGCGACGCGGCTTTCATGAGCACTGCGCAGGCGCTGCGCAAGCCCGGCGATCGCCTCGGCGGCGACGCCCCCTTGTCCTATCTGCCCCATGGGTAGTCCTGTTTTGAAGTTGAAGAAAAGAGAAAAACACCTTTATGCCGTATACGTACGAATATACGGGAGAAACCTGTGCCCGGACAATGGTGGCGGCTCATCGTCCCACCCCCGCCATCAATTTGAGGCATTTGACGAACAGCGCCTGGTACTCGGGCGGGAGGGCCGCGATGATGGCCTCCTCGACTTCCTTGTCGCGGGGCAGCACGCGCTCCAGCACGTCCACGCCCGCCTGGGTGATGGTCACGGCATAGGCGCGCTTGTCGTCGGCCGAGCGCCGGCGCCGCAGGTATCCCTTGCGCACCAGGCGGTTGATCATGTCGGCCAGCGAATTGCGGTCCAGCGCGATGTCCTCGGCCAACTGGTTCTGCGTGGCGCCGGGATGCTTGCAGACGGTGATCAGCAGCGCCTTCTGGCGCGGCGTCAGGTCCTCGTCGTGGAAGGTCTGCATGAACAGCGCCTCGGCCCGGAAATGCGCACGCCGCAGCAGGTGCGACACGACGTCCGTCAGCTCGAACGCGCGCACGGCCTCCGTGCAGGGCACGGTTTCCGGTTCGGAGGACGGCGCGGCGGGCGGGCGTCGCAGGGCGGAAGGTCGATTCATGATGGCGAGCCGGAGCGGACCTGAGATCTTAACTGATGTCGCGCGCCCGGCAGCCGACCCCCCTGGCGATTCTTCGAAGCGGTTATGGCTGGCGCCGAAGTTGTTATGCCCCCGGGGATGGACCGGTCGCGCTGATTTCCACTATATTATGACGTATACGTACTATAACCTCAACGGAACCCAGCACCATGTCGGTCAAAACCCTGCGCAACTTCATTGGCGGCCGCTTCGAAGACGGCATCCGCACCTTCGACAAACTCAATCCCGCCAACGGGGAACTGGTGGCGCGCGTGCATGAAGCCAGCCGCGACCAGGTGAACGCCGCGGTGGCGGCGGCGCGCCAGGCCCTGCCGGCCTGGGCGGCCCTGCCGGTCAACCAGCGCACCGACTATCTGTACGCGCTGGCCGACGGCATCGAACGCCGCTTCGACGACTTCCTGGCGGCCGAGATCGGCGACACCGGCAAGCCCGTGGGTTGGGCCGGTCAGATCGACATCCCGCGCGGCGCCGCCAACTTCCGCGCCTTCGCCGAGATCGCCCGGACGCTGGACATGGAAAGCTTCATGACCGACACCCCGGACGGACGGCAGGCGCTGAACTACGCCTACCGCAAGCCGCTGGGCGTGGTGGGCGTCATCTCGCCGTGGAACCTGCCGCTGCTGCTGTTCACCTGGAAGGTCGCGCCCGCGCTGGCCTTCGGCAACACCGTGGTGGCCAAGCCTTCCGAGGTCACGCCCTCCACCGCCACCCTGCTGGCCGAAGTGGCGGCCGAGGTCGGCCTGCCCGCCGGCGTGTTCAACGTGGTCCATGGTTTCGGACCGAACTCGGCCGGTGAATTCATCACCACCCACCCGGACATCGACGGGATCACCTTCACCGGCGAATCGGCCACCGGCAGCACCATCATGAAGGCTGTCGCGCCGGGCGTGAAGCCGGTGTCGTTCGAACTGGGCGGCAAGAATGCCGCGCTGGTGTTCGAGGACGCCGACTTCGACGCCGCCGTCGCCGGCGTGGCCCGCTCGGTCTTCGCCAACTGCGGCCAGGTCTGCCTGTGCACCGAACGCGTCTACGTCCAGCGGCCGATCTACGACCGCTTCGTCGCCGCGCTGAAGCTGGAAGCCGAGAAGCTGGTGCTGGGCCGCCCCATGGACACCGCCACCACCATGGGTCCGCTGGTATCGCACGAGCATCGCGAGAAGGTGCTGTCCTACCTGCGCCTGGCGGTCGAGGAAGGCGCCACCGTGGTCACCGGCGGCGGCGTGCCGACCTTCGGCGACGAGCGCGACCAGGGCGCCTACATCCAGCCGACCATCTGGACCGGCCTGCCCGAGACCGCCCGCTGCATCAAGGAAGAAGTGTTCGGCCCGGTGTGCCACATCGCCCCCTTCGATACCGAGGAAGAAGCCATCCGGCTCGCCAACGACACCCACTACGGGCTGGCGGCGGCCGTCTGGACCACCAACCTGACCCGGGGCCATCGCGTGGCCCAGGCCATGCAAGTCGGCCTGGCTTGGGTGAACTGCTGGTTCCTGCGCGACCTGCGCACGCCGTTCGGCGGCAGCGGCCTGTCGGGCATCGGGCGTGAAGGCGGCCGCCACTCGCTGCATTTCTACACCGAGCCGACCAACGTCTGCGTGAAGCTGTAAGAGTAGGAATGGGCGATAATCGCAGGGGAATGTCCCCTGCGGCCGCCATGTCCAATTTTCGTCTGACTCCCAACGCGCTGGGGCATAAGCTCAAGCTGCACCAATTGCAGATATTCGAGCGGGTGCTCGAGCGCCGGTCGCTGTCGCGCGCGGCCAATGAGCTGAACCTGACGCAGCCCAGCGTCACCAAGGCCATCTACGAACTGGAGAAGTTCGTGGGCGCGCCGCTGTTCGAGCGCTCCAACCGCGGCGTGGTCCCGACCGATCTGGCGCACCTGCTGGGACGGCGGGTCAAGACGTTGATGGCCGAGCTGCGCTACATGACCGACGAGCTCAACGCGGCGCTGACGGGGGAAAGCGGGCACGTCATCGTCGGCACCCTGATCGCCGCGTCGGCCAAGCTATTGCCCGAGGCGATCTCGATGCTGATGCAGGAGCACCCGGGCATCCGCGTCACCGTGTCCGAAGGCCCCTCGTCGCAGCTCTTTCCGGCCCTGGCCACGGGCGACCTCGACATCGTGGTGGGACGCCTGCCCGAGCGCGACATCGCGCTGGGCTATGCCTATCCGCTCACCCACCATACGCTGTACGAGGAAAAGCTGCATGCCGTCGTCGGCGCCCATCACCCGCTGGCGCGCGCGGAAAACCTGGAACTGGGCCAGTTGATGGATCTGCCCTGGATCCTGCCCTCCGCCGAATCGCCGCTGCGCTCGGCGGTGGAGCAGACCTTCCACCGCACGGGGCTGGGCATCCCGCCCCGTCACATCGAATCCCTGTCGCTGCTGACCAACCTGGGCATCCTGCTGCGCGGCGAGGCCATCGCCCTGATGCCGCAGGACGCCGCCGCGCAGTTCCTGGACCACGGTCTGCTCAAGCTCCTGCCGCTGGCCGAATTTGGCTTGTTCGGGCGCGTGGGCTATTCGGTGCGGGCGAACCGGCAGCTCACGCCCGCCAGCCAGCACCTGATCGAATACCTGCACCGCATCTGCGACAGCCGGCGCGCCGCCGCCTCCTGACGCTTCCCTCGGGGCGCGGGGCCTGGATGAGCCATAGCCAATACGCATACCCCGGGCGCCAACTTCTATTTCTCGCCAGGCGCCTGGCTCACATAGACTGCAATTAGCCTACGATAGGCCACGACTGCCTTCTCCCGGCGCGGGAGCCCGCTCCGCGGGCGCAGACCTACCGACCCAACGAGAGCACCATGTACAAATACGGTCTTCCGCTCAATTTCCAGAAATGGATCGACGACAACGCCCATCTGCTCAAACCGCCGGTCGGCAACCAGCAGATCTGGCAGGACTCCGATTTCATCGTCACCGTGGTCGGCGGCCCCAACCACCGCACCGACTACCATGACGACCCGCTGGAAGAGTTCTTCTACCAGATCCGCGGCAACGCCTACCTGAAGCTCTGGGTGGAAGGCAAGGAAGAGCGCGTGGACCTGAAGGAAGGCGACATCTTCCTCTTGCCTCCGCACCTGCGCCATTCGCCCCAGCGTCCCGAGACCGGCAGTGCCTGTCTCGTGATCGAGCGCCAACGCCCCGAAGGCCTGCTGGACGGCTTCGAGTGGTACTGCCTGCATTGCGGACACCTGGTGCATCGCGTCGAGGTCCAGCTCAAGAGCATCGTGACCGACCTGCCGCCGCTGTTCGAGGCTTTCTACGCCAGCGAAGACAAGCGCCGCTGCCCCTCGTGCGGCACGGTGCATCCCGGCAAGCACATCCCGGGCACCGCATGACGGCACGGTTCGACTTCGGCGGGGTCGAACTCACCCGCATCGTCGAGGCCGAAGGCCCTCTGCTGCGCCCCGCCGAGATCTTCCCGGATTCGACCCCCGAGGCCATCCAGGCCAACCTGGACTGGCTGGCCCCGCGGTTCTACGACCCGGCCTCCGACCGGCTGGTCATCTCCATCCAGTCCTTCCTGCTGAAAAGCCAGGGCCGCCTGATCCTGGTGGACACCTGCGTGGGCGACTGCAAGGCGCGGGTACGCGCCGATTTCGACCGGCAGCACTGGGGCTGGCTGGATCGCCTGGAAGCGGCCGGCGTGCGCCCCGAGGACATCGACGTGGTCGTGTCCACCCACCTGCACGTCGATCACGTCGGCTGGCACACGCGGCTGGTGGACGGGGCCTGGGCCCCCACCTTCCCCAACGCGCGCTACCTCTTCACCCACGAGGAATGGGCCTACTGGAAGGCACACGAAGGCCATCCCGGCCTCGTGCGCACCGGCGACTACGTAGGCGACTCGGTCCTGCCCGTGTTCGAGGCCGGCCTGGCCGACCTGGTCGACATGGACCACCGCATCGACGAAGCCATCCGCCTCGTCCCCGCGCCCGGACATACGCCCGGCCACGTGGCCGTCGAGATCCAGGGCACGCACCAGCGCGTCCTGCTGACCGGCGATGCCTTCCACCACCCGCTGCAGTGCTGCTACCCCCAGTGGAGCACGCGCTTCTGCGCCGACCCCGACCACGCCCGCCGCACCCGGCAATCGCTGCTGGAAGCCTGCGCCCGCGACGGCACGCTGGTCCTGCCCGCCCACTTCCCCGCCCCCACCGCCGGCCACATCCGCCGCGCGGCGCCGGAAGACGAACACGAATTTCGTTTCGAATTCCAAAAATTACTTTAAACTTAAAACGTAAGTCCAAGGAATCGTCCATGATTTTGCAGCGCCCCGTTCCGGCCCTGGTGGCCAGCCTTTGCCTCGCGTTCGGCGTCACCGCCGCCGCGCACGCCGACATCAAGATCGGCTTCCTGGCCACGATGTCCGGGCCAGGGGGCACGCTGGGCCAGGACCAGTACGACGGGTTCATGCTGGGCGTGGAAGCCGCCGGCGGCAAACTGGGCGGGCAAGCGGTCAAGATCATCCAGGAAGACGACCAGCTCAAGCCCGAGGTGGGCCGCCAGGCCGCCAAGAAGCTGATCGAGCGCGACCGCGTGCAGATCGTGACCGGCCTGAGCTTCTCGAACGTGCTGATGGCGGTCTATCGCGACATCGTCAACAGCGGCACCTTCCTGCTGGTGAACAACGCCGGCCCCAGCCAGATCGCCGGCCAGATGTGCTCGCCGCTGTATTTCTCCACGTCCTGGCAGAACGACCAGCAGCACGAGGCCATGGGCAAGTACGCCCAGCAGAAGGGCTACAAGCGCGTGGCCCTGATGGCGCCGAACTACCAGGCCGGCCGCGAGGCGCTGACGGGCTTCAAGCGCTACTTCAAGGGCGAGGTCCTGAGCGAGACCTACACCCAGGTCAACCAGCCCGACTACTCGGTGGAAATCACCCAGCTGCGCACCGCCAGCCCCGACGCCGTGTTCATCTTCTACCCCGGCGGCATGGGCGTGAATTTCGTCAAGCAGTACCACCAGGCCGGCATGCTGGGCAAGGTGCCGCTGCTGTCGGGTTCGACCGTGGACGGCACGACCCTGCCGGCGCTGCAGGACCTGGCCCTGGGCGTGATGTCCGGCGGCCCGTGGTCGCCCGACCTGCCCAACGCGGCCAACCGCAGTTTCGTCGAGCAGTTCCGCAAGAAGTACGGACGCGTCCCCTCGCACTACGCGGCCTATGGCTACGATTCGGCGCAGGCCCTGAACGCCGCGCTCAAGGCCACCGGCGGCCGCCTGGACGACAAGAAAGCCTTCGAACAGGCAATGGTCAAGGCGAATTTCCCCTCAGTGCGGGGCGGCTTCAAATTTAACAATAATCACTTCCCCGTATCGAATTACTACGCATTCGAAGTGGTGCGCGATCCCGCGGGCGGCGTGACGCTGGCCACGCGGGAAACCGTGTTCCCGGACCACCAGGACCCCTACCATGGGGAATGCAAGCTGAAATAGCCGTCCGGCACCGGCGTCGCGCCGCCGACCGCAGTATCCAGGGGGCCGGGTATCCGGCCTCATCCACCCCGCAGGCAAGCCAGGAGTCCGCATGAAAACCGCCAAACTGATAGCCGTCGCATCGATACTGCAAGCGGCCTTCGCCGCCCCCTCCTTCGCCGCCGTCAAGATCGGCTTCGTCTCCACGCTGTCCGGTCCGGGTTCGGTGCTGGGACAGGACCAGTACGACGGTTTCATGCTGGCCGTGGAACAGGGCAAGGGCAAGCTGGGCGGCGTCGACGTCCAGGTCCTCAAGGAAGACGACCAGATGAAGCCCGAGGTCGGCCTGCAGGTCGTGCGCCAGTTGCTGGAGCGCGAGAAGGTGCCGGTCATCACCGGCCTGATCTATTCGAACGTCATGATGGCGGTCCACCGCCCCATCACCAGCGCCGAGGTCTTCCTGGTCGGCTCGAACGCCGGGCCCACCCCGATCACGGGCAAGGGCTGCTCGCCTTACTTCTTCTCCACCTCGTGGAACAACGACCAGTTGCACGAGGCCGGCGGCGAGCTCGCCAACAAGATGGGCATCAAGAAGGTCCAGCTCCTGGCGGCCAACTACCAGGCCGGCAAGGACGCCATGGAAGGCTTCAAGCGGACCTTCAAGGGCCAGGTGGTGGGCGAGACCTTCACCCAGGTCAACCAGCCCGACTACTCGGTCGAGATTTCCGCGCTGGCCGCCAGCAAGCCCGAGGCCATTTACACGTTCTATCCCGGCAGCATGGGCGTGAACTTCGTCAAGCAGTACCGGCAGGCCGGCATGTTCGACAAGGTCCGCATGCTGTCGACCTCGACCATCGACGGCTCCACCCTGCCCGCCCTGCAGGACGCCGCGCTGGGCGCGGTCACGGCGGCGCCCTACTCGCCCGACCTCGACAATCCGGCCAACAAGAAATTCGCCGACGCGTTCCGCAAGAAATACAACCGCGAACCCTCGATGTACGCCGCCCAGTCCTACGACGCCGCCAGCCTGATCGCCTCGGCCCTGGCCAAGACCAAGGGCAACGTGTCCGACAAGGCCGCGTTCCGCGCGGCGCTGCGGGAAGCCAAGTTCGACTCCGTGCGCGGTTCCTTCGCGTTCAACACCAACCAGTTCCCGATCGCGCCGTTCTACCGGGTCGACGTGGCCAAGGACGCCAGCGGCAAGCCGGCGTTCGTGACCAAGGGCGTGATCTACGAGCACAGCAAGGACTCGTATGCGGGCGAGTGCCAGATGAAGTGATGCAGGCACCCGTGGCATCGCCATGGGTTGCATACAATAGGACCCCGTGGGCCGCCCGGCCCACGGTTTCATCCTAGCCTAGACATCGTGCCGCCCAACAAGGATTCCCTGGCGAAAGTCGCCCTGGTCACCTCTCCCGCCATCGGCGATTCGCTGCTGTCGATGACAGTGGCCCACAACCTCCGCCGCTCCGGATCGGCCGTTACCGTCTTCGGCCCCCATATTCACGCGTTGCGGCGCTGGTTCCCCGGCATCGACATCCAGCCTGGCCTCTCGCCCGACGGCGCCGGCCTCACGCTGGAAGCGTTCGACACCGCCATCCAGCTGCACGATCACAGGCCGCTCCCGCGCTTCACCGAACTGCATCCGCGCGCCTGGGTCCTGGAAGACTTGTGCCGCATGCGTTCGCCCAAGTCCATGGCGACCCGGCTGACCGAGTTCTGCCGGAACGACCTGGGACTGGCGGACGCGGAAAAGAACAACGGTCTCCAGCCTCCTGCCGGCCTCGTCCACCGCCTGCACGGCTCGCGCGTGGTCATCCACCCCGCGGCCAGCACGCCGGACAAATGCTGGCTGCCCACGCGTTTCATCGCCCTGGCCGGCCGTCTTCGCGACGAAGGGTTCGATCCGCAATTCATCGTCGGCCCCGCCGAACGCCCGCAATGGGAACCCCTGCTGCGCGCCCAAGGGCTGGGGCTGCCGGACCTCGGTGGCCTGGACAACGTCGCCTCGTGGATATTCGAGTCGGGCTGGTTCATCGGCAACGACTCGGGCATCGGCCATCTCGCCTCCAACCTTCATGTCCCGACCTTGTCGCTGTTCATGCGGCAGGGGGGCGCCAGGACCTGGCGACCCGACTGGGGGCCCGGACAAGTGTTGATAGGCAGCGCTGGCATACCCACCGGCCGGCTCAAGGAAAAGCTGTGGAAGTACGTGCTGACGCCTGGCCGGGTCGCCCGGACCTTCGCACGCTTGCGGGGCCAGGAGGCGGTCCAGGCCGGGCGCCTGCCCTGGAACGACGGAACCATGGCAGCCCAGCGCGGCAACGCCTGAGGGCCGGCGGCCGCGCCCCGGTTTCAGCCCGGGATCACGCCGCTTCGCTGAACTGCATCTTGTAGAGCGTCGCGTACAAGCCTTCCGCTGCCAGCAGGTCGGTATGGGAGCCCTGTTCGACGATGCGCCCCTGGTCCAGCACGATGATGCGGTCGGCGTTCTGCACCGTGGTCAGCCTGTGGGCGATGACCAGCGTCGTGCGTCCCGCCATCAGGCGTTCCAGCGACGCCTGGACCTGGCGTTCGGACTCGTTGTCCAGGGCCGAGGTGGCCTCGTCCAGGATCAGGATGGGCGCGTCCTTGATCAGCGCCCGCGCAATGGCCAGGCGCTGCCGCTGGCCGCCCGACAGCCGGGCGGCGTTCTCGCCCACCTGGCTGTGCATGCCCTGCGGCAGCGAATCGACGAACTCCAGCAGGTTCGCGTCGGCCAGGGCCTGGCGGATGGCCGCTTCCGACGGCTCGGTATTCGCGCCATAGCTCACGTTGGCGGCGATGGTATCGTCGAACAGCACCACGTCCTGGCTCACGAGCGAGATGGCGTCGCGCAGGCTGGTCAGCGTCAATTCGTCGACGGGAATGCCATCCACCCGGATCGATCCCGCCGTAGGCAGCGCAAAACGGGGCAGCATGGAGACCAGCGTGGT of Pigmentiphaga sp. H8 contains these proteins:
- a CDS encoding 2-keto-4-pentenoate hydratase, whose amino-acid sequence is MGQIGQGGVAAEAIAGLAQRLRSAHESRVAIDPIRDQLPAGDLDAAYAVQQANTDHWVKQGRRLVGRKIGLTSKAVQAQLGVDQPDYGMLFADMSVCDGEEVPLSSLIQPKVEAEIAFVMERDLVQPMATMAELISAVAYAVPAIEIVDSRIANWKISIVDTIADNASSGLFVLGNRPVKLGDFDARLCGMVMERNGDQVSIGAGAACLGHPLNAALWLARKMAERGNPLRAGDVVLSGALGPMVAVQGEEILEARIAGLGSVRAVFGAKEQA
- a CDS encoding MarR family winged helix-turn-helix transcriptional regulator, producing MNRPSALRRPPAAPSSEPETVPCTEAVRAFELTDVVSHLLRRAHFRAEALFMQTFHDEDLTPRQKALLITVCKHPGATQNQLAEDIALDRNSLADMINRLVRKGYLRRRRSADDKRAYAVTITQAGVDVLERVLPRDKEVEEAIIAALPPEYQALFVKCLKLMAGVGR
- a CDS encoding 2-hydroxymuconic semialdehyde dehydrogenase, whose amino-acid sequence is MSVKTLRNFIGGRFEDGIRTFDKLNPANGELVARVHEASRDQVNAAVAAARQALPAWAALPVNQRTDYLYALADGIERRFDDFLAAEIGDTGKPVGWAGQIDIPRGAANFRAFAEIARTLDMESFMTDTPDGRQALNYAYRKPLGVVGVISPWNLPLLLFTWKVAPALAFGNTVVAKPSEVTPSTATLLAEVAAEVGLPAGVFNVVHGFGPNSAGEFITTHPDIDGITFTGESATGSTIMKAVAPGVKPVSFELGGKNAALVFEDADFDAAVAGVARSVFANCGQVCLCTERVYVQRPIYDRFVAALKLEAEKLVLGRPMDTATTMGPLVSHEHREKVLSYLRLAVEEGATVVTGGGVPTFGDERDQGAYIQPTIWTGLPETARCIKEEVFGPVCHIAPFDTEEEAIRLANDTHYGLAAAVWTTNLTRGHRVAQAMQVGLAWVNCWFLRDLRTPFGGSGLSGIGREGGRHSLHFYTEPTNVCVKL
- a CDS encoding LysR substrate-binding domain-containing protein, with amino-acid sequence MSNFRLTPNALGHKLKLHQLQIFERVLERRSLSRAANELNLTQPSVTKAIYELEKFVGAPLFERSNRGVVPTDLAHLLGRRVKTLMAELRYMTDELNAALTGESGHVIVGTLIAASAKLLPEAISMLMQEHPGIRVTVSEGPSSQLFPALATGDLDIVVGRLPERDIALGYAYPLTHHTLYEEKLHAVVGAHHPLARAENLELGQLMDLPWILPSAESPLRSAVEQTFHRTGLGIPPRHIESLSLLTNLGILLRGEAIALMPQDAAAQFLDHGLLKLLPLAEFGLFGRVGYSVRANRQLTPASQHLIEYLHRICDSRRAAAS
- a CDS encoding 3-hydroxyanthranilate 3,4-dioxygenase, whose amino-acid sequence is MYKYGLPLNFQKWIDDNAHLLKPPVGNQQIWQDSDFIVTVVGGPNHRTDYHDDPLEEFFYQIRGNAYLKLWVEGKEERVDLKEGDIFLLPPHLRHSPQRPETGSACLVIERQRPEGLLDGFEWYCLHCGHLVHRVEVQLKSIVTDLPPLFEAFYASEDKRRCPSCGTVHPGKHIPGTA
- a CDS encoding MBL fold metallo-hydrolase, with the protein product MTARFDFGGVELTRIVEAEGPLLRPAEIFPDSTPEAIQANLDWLAPRFYDPASDRLVISIQSFLLKSQGRLILVDTCVGDCKARVRADFDRQHWGWLDRLEAAGVRPEDIDVVVSTHLHVDHVGWHTRLVDGAWAPTFPNARYLFTHEEWAYWKAHEGHPGLVRTGDYVGDSVLPVFEAGLADLVDMDHRIDEAIRLVPAPGHTPGHVAVEIQGTHQRVLLTGDAFHHPLQCCYPQWSTRFCADPDHARRTRQSLLEACARDGTLVLPAHFPAPTAGHIRRAAPEDEHEFRFEFQKLL
- a CDS encoding ABC transporter substrate-binding protein, whose translation is MILQRPVPALVASLCLAFGVTAAAHADIKIGFLATMSGPGGTLGQDQYDGFMLGVEAAGGKLGGQAVKIIQEDDQLKPEVGRQAAKKLIERDRVQIVTGLSFSNVLMAVYRDIVNSGTFLLVNNAGPSQIAGQMCSPLYFSTSWQNDQQHEAMGKYAQQKGYKRVALMAPNYQAGREALTGFKRYFKGEVLSETYTQVNQPDYSVEITQLRTASPDAVFIFYPGGMGVNFVKQYHQAGMLGKVPLLSGSTVDGTTLPALQDLALGVMSGGPWSPDLPNAANRSFVEQFRKKYGRVPSHYAAYGYDSAQALNAALKATGGRLDDKKAFEQAMVKANFPSVRGGFKFNNNHFPVSNYYAFEVVRDPAGGVTLATRETVFPDHQDPYHGECKLK
- a CDS encoding ABC transporter substrate-binding protein, which produces MKTAKLIAVASILQAAFAAPSFAAVKIGFVSTLSGPGSVLGQDQYDGFMLAVEQGKGKLGGVDVQVLKEDDQMKPEVGLQVVRQLLEREKVPVITGLIYSNVMMAVHRPITSAEVFLVGSNAGPTPITGKGCSPYFFSTSWNNDQLHEAGGELANKMGIKKVQLLAANYQAGKDAMEGFKRTFKGQVVGETFTQVNQPDYSVEISALAASKPEAIYTFYPGSMGVNFVKQYRQAGMFDKVRMLSTSTIDGSTLPALQDAALGAVTAAPYSPDLDNPANKKFADAFRKKYNREPSMYAAQSYDAASLIASALAKTKGNVSDKAAFRAALREAKFDSVRGSFAFNTNQFPIAPFYRVDVAKDASGKPAFVTKGVIYEHSKDSYAGECQMK
- a CDS encoding glycosyltransferase family 9 protein, with translation MPPNKDSLAKVALVTSPAIGDSLLSMTVAHNLRRSGSAVTVFGPHIHALRRWFPGIDIQPGLSPDGAGLTLEAFDTAIQLHDHRPLPRFTELHPRAWVLEDLCRMRSPKSMATRLTEFCRNDLGLADAEKNNGLQPPAGLVHRLHGSRVVIHPAASTPDKCWLPTRFIALAGRLRDEGFDPQFIVGPAERPQWEPLLRAQGLGLPDLGGLDNVASWIFESGWFIGNDSGIGHLASNLHVPTLSLFMRQGGARTWRPDWGPGQVLIGSAGIPTGRLKEKLWKYVLTPGRVARTFARLRGQEAVQAGRLPWNDGTMAAQRGNA